Proteins from a single region of Sylvia atricapilla isolate bSylAtr1 chromosome 7, bSylAtr1.pri, whole genome shotgun sequence:
- the SUMO1 gene encoding small ubiquitin-related modifier 1 produces MSDQEAKPSAEDLGDKKEGEYIKLKVIGQDSSEIHFKVKMTTHLKKLKESYCQRQGVPMNSLRFLFEGQRITDNHTPKELGMEEEDVIEVYQEQTGGHSTV; encoded by the exons ATGTCTGACCAG gaaGCAAAACCTTCAGCTGAGGATTTAGGAGATAAGAAAGAAGGAGAGTACATTAAACTCAAAGTCATTGGACAG GACAGCAGTGAAATTCACTTCAAGGTGAAAATGACAACACACCTCAAGAAACTCAAAGAATCATACTGTCAAAGACAG ggTGTTCCAATGAATTCACTCAGGTTTCTCTTTGAGGGTCAGAGAATTACTGATAATCATACCCCCAAGGAG ctggggatggaggaggaagaCGTGATTGAAGTTTATCAGGAACAGACGGGGGGTCACTCAACAGTTTAG